The following are from one region of the Aspergillus luchuensis IFO 4308 DNA, chromosome 4, nearly complete sequence genome:
- the SEC1 gene encoding Sec1 family protein (BUSCO:EOG09261ZJR;~COG:U;~EggNog:ENOG410PH9K;~InterPro:IPR001619,IPR043127,IPR036045,IPR043154, IPR027482;~PFAM:PF00995;~go_process: GO:0006904 - vesicle docking involved in exocytosis [Evidence IEA];~go_process: GO:0016192 - vesicle-mediated transport [Evidence IEA]) — MSSSILNIQRDLILNTIRYAAGNEWKVLVVDETSRKLIDNAVSEDDILNLNVTSKLPSVYSSSSRCGANGLPQDVEQIEHRRSPNPTMDALYILSPLPHIVDCIMADFERKRYRKAWLVWTSFLDPQQRARLDRSQIARDQIANVQIMNADYFPRESRLITFRDPWSFPVLFHPGCNHLIRAHLEGLAQKVVSLCASLGEYPVIRYYRPRAPTHEASVLCSHLARFIQNELDQFAQFQRDFPPPSPRPRGVLLIVDRSMDLVAPLLHEFTYQSMVHDLLPISDGDKVTYKTVINEGSHNEEVKDMEINEEDSVWVEYRHMHMKDVLGKLGEDFAKFRAANPQFAEDNDKANVNTIKDMLAGLTEFQKGRDAYTLHLNMAQECMSYFQKHKLLEVSSVEQCFATGMDENYKKAKNLASQLVQLLDDDAIKQPERLRLLLLYIIYRGGILAGDIRKLLAHAQLAPQDGEIVANLDLLGARVEKPLKDDKPPVQPLFTRKPPSGPIDEEESLSRYDLNLKLILEELVRGTLDPGVFPFTRPHTDADSPGQQESLSQASLRSAKPTWARTRSTGEQPKQRIIVFMAGGATYGEARTCYEISQSCGKDVFLATSHMLSPGLFLRQVGDLSVDRRRLDIPAERPKPTAPAHLFEREAPPPPAQPVKKPVPVNLNPMAPTSALAAMSLGPNGKATNGAAPPEKEKDKKEKKEKKEKKHRFFR, encoded by the exons ATGAGCTCCTCAATCCTCAACATCCAGCGTGATC TTATTTTGAATACGATCCGTTATGCGGCGGGTAATGAG TGGAAggtcttggtggtggatgagacCAGTCGCAAGCTAATCGACAATGCGGTCAGTGAGGATGATATTCTCAATCTCAATGTCACCAGTAAGTTACCCTCTGTTTATTCCTCGTCGTCCCGGTGCGGCGCTAATGGCCTCCCGCAAGATGTTGAGCAGATCGAGCATCGGCGCTCCCCCAATCCTACGATGGATGCGCTGTATATCCTCTCGCCCCTCCCACACATTGTCGACTGTATTATGGCGGACTttgagaggaagagataCCGGAAAGCGTGGTTGGTTTGGACATCAT TTCTCGATCCGCAACAGCGCGCTAGATTGGACCGTTCCCAGATTGCTCGCGACCAGATCGCCAATGTTCAGATTATGAATGCCGACTACTTCCCCAGGGAATCGCGCCTGATTACCTTCCGAGACCCGTGGAGCTTTCCGGTGTTGTTCCACCCTGGTTGTAATCACTTGATCCGCGCACACTTGGAGGGCTTGGCGCAAAAG GTTGTGTCGCTTTGTGCGAGCTTAGGAGAGTACCCAGTGATCCGGTACTACCGCCCCCGGGCCCCGACACACGAGGCCAGCGTACTGTGTTCACACCTGGCGCGGTTCATTCAGAACGAGCTGGATCAGTTTGCGCAATTCCAGCGCGACTTTCCACCCCCGTCTCCGAGACCGCGCGGAGTGCTGTTGATCGTGGATCGGTCCATGGACCTGGTCGCGCCCTTGCTCCATGAGTTTACATATCAGTCCATGGTGCACGATCTGCTTCCGATCAGCGATGGCGACAAGGTTACTTACAAGACTGTTATCAATGAGGGAAGCCACAACGAGGAAGTCAAGGATATGGAGATCAACGAAGAAGACAGCGTGTGGGTGGAGTATCGCCACATGCATATGAAAGACGTGCTCGGCAAGCTAGGTGAAGACTTTGCCAAGTTCCGAGCTGCCAACCCTCAGTTTGCGGAAGA CAATGATAAAGCGAACGTGAACACTATCAAGGACATGCTGGCGGGTCTGACAGAGTtccaaaagggaagagatgcTTATACACTGCACCTTAACATGGCACAGGAGTGTATGAGTTACTTCCAGAAACACAAGCTCCTCGAAGTAAGCTCGGTTGAACAGTGCTTTGCCACTGGCATGGACGAGAACTACAAGAAGGCAAAGAACCTGGCTTCCCAGCTGGTGCAATTGCTAGACGACGATGCGATCAAGCAGCCAGAGCGACTgaggttgctgctgctttacATCATCTACCGGGGAGGCATCCTCGCGGGTGATATCCGGAAGCTCTTGGCACACGCGCAACTTGCACCGCAGGACGGTGAAATTGTAGCCAACCTCGATCTACTTGGAGCCCGTGTGGAGAAGCCTCTGAAGGATGATAAGCCACCCGTGCAGCCGCTGTTCACCCGGAAGCCGCCGTCTGGGCCcatcgacgaagaggaaagtCTCTCGCGCTACGACCTGAACCTCAAGTTGATcttggaggagctggtgcgCGGCACGCTGGACCCCGGGGTCTTCCCGTTCACGCGGCCACACACGGATGCCGACTCGCCGGGACAACAAGAGAGTCTTTCCCAGGCGTCGCTGCGCAGTGCCAAACCGACGTGGGCACGGACGCGGTCTACTGGCGAGCAGCCGAAACAGCGGATCATCGTGTTCATGGCAGGTGGTGCTACATATGGAGAGGCACGCACATGCTACGAGATCTCGCAGTCGTGCGGCAAGGACGTGTTCCTGGCCACATCGCACATGCTGTCTCCCGGATTGTTCCTGCGCCAGGTGGGCGATCTCAGTGTAGACCGACGCCGGCTCGACATTCCCGCCGAACGGCCCAAGCCCACAGCGCCGGCGCATCTCTTCGAGCGGGAAGCTCCACCGCCACCGGCACAGCCCGTGAAGAAGCCAGTTCCGGTGAATCTGAACCCGATGGCACCGACATCCGCGCTGGCGGCGATGTCACTGGGACCGAACGGCAAAGCGACGAACGGAGCAGCGCCGcctgagaaagagaaggataagaaggagaagaaagagaagaaggaaaagaagcacCGCTTTTTCCGGTAG
- a CDS encoding putative G-patch domain protein (COG:S;~EggNog:ENOG410PNZ1;~InterPro:IPR000467,IPR039146;~PFAM:PF01585;~go_function: GO:0003676 - nucleic acid binding [Evidence IEA]), with product MPPNNNRELDNEDEDEYFLPLQDQRVFGAGIRRKRVPFVRSSEQHQQHLSTTTTTRVSSSSEPATPSSTSTGQSIANKYLSIVLSKSQSNPATPEPEPSSSSRRPHSEQKEEVEEEEDVEICPVCNLPYTTTPTHDTSGGIGGEGEGRRRHIHEATLPHQLSLPHSHPPSHLDRTRPGLRYLAAYGWDPDSRVGLGPQGREGIREPVKGKVKEDTVGLGAVVPEVKDKSGDKGGRGRVQKKKKVLNAKEVRKGQLEERKKGERLRELFFQDEDVLRYLHGK from the coding sequence ATgccacccaacaacaacagagaACTAGacaacgaagatgaagacgaataCTTCCTCCCCCTACAAGACCAACGAGTCTTCGGCGCAGGGATCCGTCGCAAGCGCGTGCCATTCGTGCGCTCCTCCGAACAACATCAGCAACATCtctctaccaccaccaccacacgggtatcatcatcctctgaGCCAGCAACACCTTCCTCTACTTCGACCGGGCAGAGTATAGCGAATAAATACCTCTCGATTGTTCTGTCGAAGTCGCAGTCGAATCCCGCTACTCCGGAACCAGAACCGAGTTCGAGTTCACGACGGCCACATAGTgagcagaaggaggaagttgaagaagaagaagatgttgaGATTTGTCCCGTGTGTAACCTTCcatatactactacaccTACACACGACACATCAGGAGGAataggaggagaaggagagggaaggaggaggcatATACATGAAGCTACACTCCCGCATCAACTGAGTCTCCCGCATTCGCATCCGCCGTCTCATCTTGATCGCACGCGGCCCGGACTGCGGTATCTCGCGGCGTATGGCTGGGATCCGGACTCGCGGGTGGGATTGGGACctcaaggaagagagggcATACGGGAGCCGGTGAAGGGaaaggtgaaggaggataCGGTGGGGTTGGGGGCTGTTGTTCCTGAGGTTAAGGATAAGAGTGGAGATAaaggtgggagggggagggtgcagaagaagaagaaggtgtTGAATGCGAAGGAGGTGAGGAAGGGacagttggaggagaggaagaagggggagaggTTACGGGAGTTGTTTTtccaggatgaggatgtgttGAGGTATCTTCATGGGAAGtag
- a CDS encoding putative oxidoreductase (COG:Q;~EggNog:ENOG410PGQ1;~InterPro:IPR036291,IPR002347;~PFAM:PF00106;~TransMembrane:2 (o20-40i319-341o);~go_process: GO:0055114 - oxidation-reduction process [Evidence IEA]) — MPIPIITTAITEGTNSIPHLWSILKLLPWAVILAALKYYFGGARNTSERLMHSKVVMITGGTSGIGAQVTSALASRGAQIILLTQHPATDIFLSEYIEDLRRSTNNQLIYAEQVDLSSLHSIRTFATKWIDNVPPRRLDMVILCGNAAPPVSQKRKLTVDGIDEEWMVNYLANFHLLSILSPALRAQPAHRDVRVVFTTCSSYIGAKWDLRQVEEAAAITAAAQQQQQGDNGGGGSNGDGRRVVMKNGKLQREKAKPKAAKKAAKGVSLYGLSKLSLMVFAQSFQKHLNAFKRPDNQPCSARVIMVDPGFSRTPGMRRWLTGGSLWGLLVYLVTWPVWWLVLKSPQQGAQSVLYAAMEAEYGRGEGGWMIKECKEVDLARKEVKDEEAGKMLWEFSEKLIEVKERESAVRRALANKEKEVAEQMEKNKASGSSSSGAKEQTPGSRRSRKGK, encoded by the exons AtgcccatccccatcatcacaacAGCAATAACAGAAGGCACAAATTCCATCCCGCACCTATGGAGCATATTAAAACTCCTCCCCTGGGCGGTCATCCTCGCCGCCCTGAAATATTACTTCGGGGGTGCTAGAAATACCTCTGAGCGGTTAATGCATTCGAAAGTCGTTATGATTACA GGCGGCACATCCGGCATCGGCGCCCAAGTAACCTCCGCGCTCGCCTCGCGGGGCGCCCAAATCATCCTCCTAACGCAACACCCAGCAACGGACATCTTCCTCTCGGAATACATCGAGGACCTCCGACGGagcaccaacaaccaactaATCTACGCGGAGCAAGTGGATCTCTCCTCCTTACACTCCATCCGCACCTTCGCCACGAAATGGATCGATAATGTGCCCCCGCGACGCCTGGACATGGTGATTCTCTGTGGGAATGCAGCGCCGCCCGTATCCCAGAAACGGAAGCTGACTGTGGACGGCATCGACgaggagtggatggtgaATTACCTGGCGAATTTCCATCTGTTGAGTATACTTTCGCCGGCGTTGAGGGCGCAGCCGGCGCATCGCGATGTTAGGGTCGTGTTTACCACGTGTTCGAGTTATATCGGGGCCAAGTGGGATTTGAggcaggtggaggaggctgctgctattactgctgctgcgcagcagcagcagcagggggataatgggggtgggggtagTAATGGGGATggaaggagggtggtgatgaagaatggaaagtTACAACGGGAGAAGGCTAAGCCCAAGGCTGCTAAAAAGGCGGCGAAGGGGGTCAGTTTGTATGGACTCAGCAAGCTCTCGCTGATGGTGTTTGCGCAATCGTTCCAGAAACATCTCAATGCGTTCAAGAGGCCGGATAACCAGCCGTGCAGTGCGCGGGTGATTATGGTGGATCCGGGGTTTAGTCGGACGcctgggatgaggaggtggttgaCGGGGGGATCGCTGTGGGGACTGTTGGTGTATCTGGTGACGTGGCCggtgtggtggttggtgttgaaGTCGCCGCAGCAGGGGGCGCAGAGTGTGTTGTATGCGGCGATGGAGGCGGAGTATGGAcgtggggaaggggggtggatgattAAGGAGTGTAAGGAGGTGGAtttggcgaggaaggaggtcaaggatgaggaggccgGGAAGATGTTGTGGGAGTTTAGTGAGAAGTTGATTGAGGTCAAGGAGAGGGAGTCGGCGGTGCGGAGGGCGTTGGCGAataaggagaaggaggtggcagagcagatggagaagaataaGGCGTCGgggtcgtcgtcgtctggGGCGAAGGAGCAGACGCCGGGGTCGAGGAGGAGTCGGAAGGGGAAATAG
- the GAL10 gene encoding NAD-dependent epimerase/dehydratase family protein (COG:M;~EggNog:ENOG410PFN4;~InterPro:IPR036291,IPR016040,IPR005886;~PFAM:PF04321,PF00106,PF01073,PF16363,PF08659, PF01370;~go_function: GO:0003978 - UDP-glucose 4-epimerase activity [Evidence IEA];~go_process: GO:0006012 - galactose metabolic process [Evidence IEA]), producing MPAGSVLVTGGTGYIGSFTTLALLEAGYKVVVADNLYNSSAEALKRIELISGKKAEFAQLDVTDEAGFDRVFEAHPDIDSVIHFAALKAVGESGEKPLDYYHVNVYGTICLLRSMVRHNVTNIVFSSSATVYGDATRFPNMIPIPEECPLGPTNPYGNTKFAVETAITDVINAQRNNAIKAGNEAEAQKWNGALLRYFNPAGAHPSGIMGEDPQGVPYNLLPLLAQVATGKREKLLVFGDDYASHDGTAIRDYIHILDLADGHLKALNYLRANNPGVRAWNLGTGKGSTVYEMIRAFSAAVGRDLPYEVAPRRAGDVLNLTSNPTRANNELGWKAERTLEQACEDLWLWTRNNPQGYRQQPPAELLEKLQK from the exons ATGCCTGCTGGATCAGTTCTTGTCACCGG TGGAACGGGCTACATTGGCTCTTTCACCACCCTCGCTCTCCTCGAGGCTGGCTACAAGGTCGTCGTCGCTGACAACCTCTACAACTCCTCCGCTGAGGCCCTCAAGCGCATTGAGTTGATCAGCGGTAAGAAGGCCGAGTTCGCTCAGCTCGATGTCACCGACGAGGCTGGCTTCGACCGTGTCTTTGAGGCCCACCCCGACATTGACAGCGTCATCCACTTTGCTGCTCTGAAG GCCGTCGGTGAGTCCGGTGAGAAGCCTCTGGACTACTACCACGTCAACGTCTACGGCACCATCTGCCTCCTGCGCTCCATGGTCCGCCACAATGTCACCAACattgtcttctcctcctccgccaccgtCTACGGTGATGCCACTCGCTTCCCTAACATGATCCCCATCCCCGAGGAGTGCCCTCTGGGCCCCACCAACCCCTACGGTAACACCAAGTTCGCCGTCGAGACTGCCATCACCGATGTCATCAACGCTCAGCGCAACAACGCCATCAAGGCCGGTAACGAGGCCGAGGCCCAGAAGTGGAACGGTGCTCTGCTCCGCTACTTCAACCCCGCCGGTGCTCACCCCTCTGGTATCATGGGTGAGGACCCCCAGGGTGTCCCCTACAACCTGCTTCCCCTTCTTGCCCAGGTGGCCACCGGCAAGCGCGAGAAGCTCCTTGTGTTCGGCGATG ACTACGCCTCCCACGACGGTACCGCCATCCGCGactacatccacatcctcgaCCTGGCAGATGGTCACTTGAAGGCCCTGAACTACCTCCGCGCCAACAACCCCGGAGTCCGTGCCTGGAACCTGGGTACCGGCAAGGGCAGCACTGTCTACGAGATGATCCGTGCCTTCTCGGCGGCCGTGGGCCGTGACCTCCCCTACGAGGTTGCTCCCCGCCGTGCCGGTGACGTGCTCAACCTGACCTCCAACCCCACGCGCGCCAACAACGAGCTGGGCTGGAAGGCCGAGCGCACCCTCGAGCAGGCCTGCGAGGACCTCTGGCTGTGGACCCGCAACAACCCCCAGGGTTACCGCCAACAGCCCCCGGCCGagctgctggagaagctgcagaaATAA
- a CDS encoding cytochrome P450 (COG:Q;~EggNog:ENOG410PKH2;~InterPro:IPR001128,IPR002401,IPR036396;~PFAM:PF00067;~TransMembrane:2 (o6-25i298-320o);~go_function: GO:0005506 - iron ion binding [Evidence IEA];~go_function: GO:0016705 - oxidoreductase activity, acting on paired donors, with incorporation or reduction of molecular oxygen [Evidence IEA];~go_function: GO:0020037 - heme binding [Evidence IEA];~go_process: GO:0055114 - oxidation-reduction process [Evidence IEA]), producing MALDISHIWLALVGIASFYVLRSIYRLYFHPLSGIPGPKLTAITHLYEFYYDVVCHGRFLFQIEKMHEQYGPIVRINPREVHISDPAFYDEIYASSTRKRERDPLAYGAFALPYSMIGTIGHEHHRFRRNILNDFFSKRSVLAISPFIEERVGKLMGRFEGFYRDQSVVNLSDAYAALTSDVITYYCYGKRWGFIEDKDFRSDVHGGNEENTGLAHFNRFFPFVPETMRKIPLHLMALCLPGKAGMLQFQGSILSTISENTHDASKAPGKDDRTIFKRLTDPSLPVAERSQRRIEDEVFTLLGAGTETTASTLMIMTYYVSRDKSIRDKLRSELKQVLPTPTSTATWPELEKLPYLTAVVNESLRLSYGLIMRLPRVAPTETLKYKDYVLPPGTPMSTSTWFVHRDPSLFPEPDRFDPERWIKAAEEGVNLTRYIVSFMRGSRACIGMNLAYIELYLTIAHVMRRFNFDVESTGTESIRITRDRIVPGTEKGLVRVYAKVTDMVE from the exons ATGGCTCTGGATATCTCCCACATCTGGCTCGCCCTTGTCGGGATCGCAAGCTTTTACGTCCTGCGATCTATCTATCGCCTCTATTTCCATCCCTTATCTGGAATCCCCGGGCCTAAGCTTACAGCGATTACGCATCTATATGAGTTCTACTATGATGTTGTCTGCCATGGAAGGTTTCTGTTTCAGATCGAGAAAATGCATGAGCAATATG GTCCAATTGTTCGCATCAACCCCCGTGAAGTCCATATCAGCGACCCCGCCTTCTATGATGAGATCTATGCCTCCAGCACTCGCAAACGCGAAAGGGACCCTCTGGCCTACGGCGCATTTGCGCTCCCCTACTCCATGATCGGTACGATCGGCCACGAACATCACCGCTTCCGCCGCAATATCCTCAATGATTTCTTTTCCAAGCGGTCCGTCCTTGCCATATCTCCCTTCATCGAGGAGCGGGTGGGGAAGCTGATGGGGCGCTTCGAGGGGTTCTATCGCGATCAGAGTGTCGTTAATCTGAGCGATGCTTATGCCGCGCTGACTTCAGATGTAATCACCTATTACTGCTATGGAAAGCGCTGGGGATTCATCGAGGATAAGGACTTCCGCAGCGACGTCCACGGAGGTAACGAAGAGAATACTGGACTTGCTCACTTCAAccgcttctttccctttgtgCCGGAAACAATGCGCAAGATTCCACTGCATCTGATGGCCCTATGTCTCCCCGGCAAGGCCGGTATGCTCCAGTTCCAGGGTTCCATTCTGAGTACGATATCAGAAAACACGCACGATGCCTCCAAGGCACCGGGGAAGGACGACCGGACCATCTTTAAGAGGTTGACGGACCCCAGCTTACCAGTCGCGGAAAGAAGCCAGCGTCGcattgaggatgaggtaTTCACGCTCCTTGGCGCAGGCACAGAAACGACCGCGAGTACCTTGATGATCATGACCTACTACGTGTCGCGAGACAAAAGCATACGAGACAAGCTACGGAGTGAACTGAAGCAGGTCCTGCCCACACCCACCAGTACCGCGACCTGgccggagctggagaagctgccgTACTTG ACGGCCGTTGTGAATGAATCTCTCCGTTTATCCTATGGGCTGATTATGCGGCTGCCCCGCGTGGCACCAACTGAAACACTAAAGTACAAGGACTATGTGCTTCCACCGGGG ACACCGATGAGCACTTCAACTTGGTTCGTCCATCGCgacccctccctctttcccgaGCCGGATAGATTCGACCCGGAGCGCTGGATCAAGGCTGCAGAGGAAGGGGTTAATCTAACACGATACATTGTCTCGTTTATGAGGGGGAGTCGAGCGTGCATTGGGATGAA TCTGGCATACATTGAGCTCTACCTGACCATTGCGCATGTAATGCGTCGGTTCAACTTTGATGTGGAGAGCACCGGCACGGAGAGTATACGCATCACACGCGATAGGATTGTTCCTGGTACGGAGAAGGGGTTGGTGCGGGTGTATGCGAAGGTGACGGATATGGTGGAGTAG
- a CDS encoding cytochrome P450 (COG:Q;~EggNog:ENOG410PHJE;~InterPro:IPR001128,IPR017972,IPR002401,IPR036396;~PFAM:PF00067;~TransMembrane:1 (i21-41o);~go_function: GO:0005506 - iron ion binding [Evidence IEA];~go_function: GO:0016705 - oxidoreductase activity, acting on paired donors, with incorporation or reduction of molecular oxygen [Evidence IEA];~go_function: GO:0020037 - heme binding [Evidence IEA];~go_process: GO:0055114 - oxidation-reduction process [Evidence IEA]), which produces MLESVLRSFQDQRENPTSTAIMNLLGCGVIALVGYIIYQVWFHPLSSYPGPFVAKLTNLYSVVHAIRGDRHEDLYHLHQRYGPVVRIGPQRVSILDAKALEPIYGFHANVQKAKSYTMFYGVSIFTAIDRTVHARKRRVMSHAFSSQALRGMEPHILSAIRDWCAALVDRHPDEQVPSAPSSPGSWSKPKDMVHWSACVIFDALGEICFGKTFNTSVSDANHFFFPLMALNLRIMNICGQMPILRSLGFEKYLRRGTIANRQRQIGFSRQQLRTRLAAESTQRRDIIYYLQQARDPKTNEGYSEAELMSEVMTLLGAGNDTTNTTLTAIFYYLAHNPAILARLSAEIRAVFPTLEAIVAGPDLSQMAYLHACIDETMRICPSVPTDLPREVLPGGLRVGEWHFPAGTVVAVPTYALHHSEEHFDRPFEYDPSRWLLCDSKGTEQGEGVSAEVLSRQRQAFAPFSIGPRACIGRNVAILELELTISRALWLYDIRLAPGREQLGVGYQGEYKIKDHFAVGKEGPVLQFRMRQK; this is translated from the exons ATGCTGGAAAGTGTGCTACGGTCTTTTCAGGATCAGCGGGAGAACCCAACAAGTACAGCCATCATGAATCTCTTGGGGTGTGGAGTCATCGCCCTCGTTGGCTACATCATTTACCAAGTTTGGTTCCATCCACTGTCCTCCTACCCTGGCCCATTTGTCGCCAAGCTGACCAACCTCTACTCGGTGGTTCACGCCATACGCGGCGATCGCCATGAGGACCTATACCACCTGCATCAACGCTATGGGCCCGTTGTGCGAATCGGCCCGCAGCGCGTTTCCATTCTCGATGCAAAGGCGTTGGAGCCCATATACGGCTTTCATGCCAACGTTCAGAAGGCCAAGTCGTACACCATGTTTTATGGCGTGAGCATCTTCACTGCCATCGATCGCACAGTGCATGCCCGCAAACGTCGTGTCATGTCTCATGCCTTTTCCAGCCAAGCACTACGTGGGATGGAACCTCATATCTTGTCAGCCATCCGCGACTGGTGTGCCGCTTTGGTAGATCGGCATCCCGATGAGCAGGTGCCATCTGCGCCCTCCAGTCCTGGCAGCTGGTCAAAGCCCAAGGATATGGTGCACTGGAGTGCCTGTGTGATCTTTGATGCGCTTGGGGAGATCTGCTTCGGCAAGACATTCAACACCTCTGTCAGCGACGCCaaccacttcttcttcccgctGATGGCCTTGAACCTCCGTATCATGAACATTTGTGGGCAGATGCCTATTCTACGCTCCCTGGGTTTTGAAAAGTATCTCCGGCGTGGCACCATCGCCAATCGCCAGCGACAGATTGGTTTCTCCCGGCAGCAATTGCGGACTCGGCTGGCCGCAGAGTCCACCCAGCGCCGAGATATCATCTACTATCTGCAGCAAGCACGGGACCCGAAGACCAATGAAGGTTACTCTGAGGCGGAACTGATGTCAGAGGTTATGACATTGCTAGGAGCCG GTAACGACACAACCAATACAACATTAACCGCCATCTTCTACTACCTTGCTCATAATCCAGCTATACTTGCCCGGCTAAGCGCAGAGATCCGTGCCGTCTTCCCTACACTGGAGGCAATCGTTGCCGGTCCCGATTTATCGCAGATGGCTTACCTCCACGCTTGTATCGATGAGACCATGCGTATCTGCCCGTCAGTACCTACTGATCTGCCACGAGAAGTCCTCCCTGGAGGGCTTCGAGTAGGAGAGTGGCATTTCCCAGCCGGCACGGTTGTCGCAGTCCCCACCTACGCGTTGCACCACAGTGAAGAACACTTCGACCGCCCCTTTGAGTACGATCCAAGTCGGTGGCTATTGTGTGACAGCAAAGGCACTGAGCAAGGCGAGGGGGTGAGTGCTGAGGTGCTCAGTCGGCAGCGGCAGGCCTTCGCACCTTTTAGTATCGGACCGCGAGCGTGCATCGGGCGGAATGTAGCCATTCTCGAGCTCGAGCTGACTATTTCCCGGGCATTGTGGTTGTACGATATACGACTGGCACCGGGGAGGGAGCAGTTGGGCGTCGGCTATCAAGGCGAATACAAGATCAAGGACCATTTCGCGGTTGGAAAGGAGGGTCCGGTGTTGCAGTTTCGGATGCGACAGAAATGA